The window GGGCCAAGCGTAATGAGGACGGCGCCGTCCAACATATTTCACCACTCATGAATCATGACTCTGGAGGCAGGATTGATTCATCAGGAAGCGAAGCACAAGCACCTGCACCATGCCTGTATGTACTAAATCCAGCACGGCGGCCAGTGCTAAACTCATCTTTAAATTCACCGTCAGTAATTGAATTCACCGCTACAGAAGAAGAAACAGCAGAGATGCAACGGCCCACTTCAGGTTTTTCTTTTCCACATGTTGTGAAAGACGGCCTGGTTTGCAGTGTGTGTGTTTCTTCGATGACTTTTTGCACCCCGGCTGCTGATGGCGAACTGTGTTGGTTGAGAACACAAACCTGCGTGAATAATGCCGACGCCTAGCTTGAAAACGGTTTCCTTTTTTTCAAAGGATGCTTGAAAACAGTGCCTGTAGACAATTAGGGCACCGAACCGACTTTTTCAAAAGCTGGAGTAAATTGTACCTACGGCAAACGACCAAGCCGGCTGAACGAAACAATAGACACACCTAGCACCCTTTGACCCTCTGACTAACAAAAAGAAAGATTCTTGTTTTACACCAGTGCATGCACGTGGGATTACCCACTTAAGACGTCTCTCCGTCGTCTACAAACGATACAGTTGTACAAACTATGGAGTCAAAAGGTTACCTTGCATAGGGGTAGAATTTACATGTATTTATAGGGATGAgcgtgcgtgcgttgtgagtgtctgattTGTACTGTATAATCTAAAACAAGGTTATTTGATAcagtagcactttcgttgttatttgatacaGTTGTACAAACTATGGAGTCAAAAGGTTACCTTGCATAGGGGTAGAATTTACATGTATTTATAGGGATGAgcgtgcgtgcgttgtgagtgtctgattTGTACTGTATAATCTAAAACAAGATTACCCATGCAGTGCGTAATCCTCAGTCGATCAGGGAATCCGGGAATGGTTCAGTCAGGCCTTGTTTAGTCcgcgatttttttttgtttttgtagagtagcactttcgttgttatttgataattaatatttaatcatggactaattaggtttaaaatattcatctcatcatttacagtgtaattaattattttttaactgtattgagtactgtagtaaaatttttggaactaaacagtcACCACCTTTCCGGCACATCAACAAGCAAACCACCTGCTGGTCAGTACTCGGTAATCATAACGGCTGCGAATACATGATTTCAGGCTTCTTAGCTTAGAAGCTACTACCTTTTGGACGTGTCAGGTTTTAACAACTAACATCTCTTCCTGTGTGTTTTGCAGTAtgaactgatttttttttgttgagatTTGCAGTATGAACTGATGAGTAGAACAATCCTACCGCGGGATTCCACTGCCCCCGTTTCCTTTACTGTGTGTCAAGGGCTAACACAAAATTAGCTGACTTCGTGCACATGTAGATTTTGATTTTGGACCATGGAGAATCCTATGTCAGCACTCCAGCCCAAAGTTAATTTCGGCCCATGTCAGCCCAATTAGGCCGATGGTATAAAAATTCATCCCAAACCCTAACTCTATAAGCTCTCCCACGGTTCCTCCCGGCTCCCCCATCTCTGCCACACGGCCGCCCCCGCACTCGGCCACAGCCCACAGCCGCTGCGGCCGGCGGACCCGTGCGCCTCCCCCTCCGCCTGGCTCCGCCCTGCGGCCGGCGGCCCTGAGCTCTGCCTGGCTccgcgccgggggcggcggacACGCGCGTCTGGCTCTCCTTCCGTCGCCCTCTCTTTCCTATCTAGTTTCTGTTATAACAGGGCTTGTTCGATTTGTTCTTCATGAAAGTTGCTTGTGTTTCTCGGTACGAAAACTTTCTGATTCTTTTTTCGCTCGCGATTTGAATGCTAGATATCGGGCTCTATATTATGAGTCAACAGCAGGCGCCGTTCGATGGCGTCCTTACTGCCGCATGGAGCCCAGATTGACGCCAGGAGAAGATTGTTTGGAGATCCATCTTCTTTTAGTTCCAAGCCACAATACCTGGCCACACTGCGACACAAAAACTCGCCCAACCCATCTTTGATTCTATTCTTCAAGAACCGCTTCTTTTCTTGCGCTTGTGAGACAGCATCTAGATTTGGATCTGGTATTTTGCTGGGCAGCAGGGTTTGTTACGGTGACGGCATGATTAGACGAACGGGTGCCGTCTTCTTTCTCCATGGACGAAACGCCCTTTGCAAGGTGCCAAAATAGATGCCGATACACGATTGGACGAGGTCACAATTTCGATTGCCTcgtccaaattaaatttggcaACAGTTCCATTGCATTGTCCGCTTTTTTGTTGACAGCCCTGTTTTGATTTCCCCCCTCTTTGTTGGCAACTCCGTTATGAGTTTTGTTCGTTGTGTTTGGCTAcagtattattttttttatttgaggtGAATTCATTCTTCCTGTGTAACTGGATTGGTTAGCAGATAAAACTCAGCCTTGAGGACTGGACGGAATGCAGAACAgtgccgtgtttggttgcagcctgtaaattttttgaaaaaatcatctttttttatttgaagtactaaacatagactaatcacaaaaataattacagaactcgtctgtaaatcgcgagatgaatctaatgagcctaattaatctgtcgttagaggttatttactgtagcattactgtagcaatttagcatctaattacagcataattaggttcattagattcgtttcgccatttacagacagcagtcgtaatgtgttttttatttcatctaaatttaagtcttcatgcaggtgccggaaaatttttttggaatttggaatttCGTAACTGAACACGGCCCAGATAGAACACATCCGTGAAGCCCGAAATGTGGGGTCATTTATTTTTTCCACCGCGTATTACCACCCTTACTCCACGATAACGCAAGTCTTTTACCACTCACCACGCAAGGATAGCGAATTATTCTAATGGTTTTAACATATATGATGCCAGGCAGATTACAACCATGTTGGAGATAGCTTAATTTGCTTAAATCTGAAAAACAAAGTACTACGAAATCAACCATGTCGGAGAAAGATTAAACATGCAATCTAAAAAAAGAACACTATTGAAATGTGAAAATTGGAACAGCGGAAAATACAGAGGGAAGTAATTTGACATGATCACACAACGTTCCACTGGCTGGCCACACTTTAATATGCAGCTCTATTTATCTGTACACATCCACCAGTTCTTCTGTACAAGGTTAAGAATAAATTGACACAAACATGCAACACAAGGGTGGATACACTACACTATTAGCCAAGGTTTTAAATAGtcggctatagcttccgctatagacCGTTATAGCTTCTAGAATGAGCGGCTGCTATGGAATTTAGCCTGCTAAAGCCGGCTATAGCTCGCTAAATTctggctatagcccgctaaatgcCGTAACGGCAGTTCTGCCGCTAAACGTCTTAGCCGGTAATTTAAAACCTTGCTATCAGCGGGGCCATTGGACGAGTATTGATCTGAACTCCAGGCCAGTGACACAAGCTTCAGTTTGGCGGGATGTTTGAAAATGAGAAGCCCTTGTAACCTTTGTATGCATAGTACGCGATTCGTGTGTAGTAGAACCCAGGGATGAACATCACAATACCTAGAATCATAAAGAAAATTCCTGTTCCAAGAAAGAAAAAACAGGCAAGTTCAGGTAACCCCATTCAAGCAAAACCTATCTAGATTGATGAACTCAGCTGTTCTCTCATGAAAGCTACTGAAAGTTCACATTGTATCAAtattttttttcgcgaccgtgcatgagcacgtttttcattaagaagaaagcagtTATAGACACAATCTTGAGTGGCCAAACAGAGCTTGACCAATACAAGAGCACAAAATACTACAAATAGAGAAACACTGAAAACGCATACACACAGACAAGAAAGCATAAAGACACCATGAACAACAGTAAATCAACACGGAGATGACAAATGGCACGACCCACACCACAAGCCAGAACCCTACAACCGAACCTGCAAGTAGAAACAACAACGTCCAGGGCACAAAGGTCAACGGCCTAACAAAGGTGGCAAATCATCCACCGGAACGACCAACCACGGCGGCAAAGAATCCGCCCGAGGCAAACTTCAACCAACACGACGGGGGCGGCAAAGCATCTGCCAGACCGGAACAACGGCAAAGCATCCGGTAGCGAAGAGAACCAACGAACGAGCGCGACCCGGATGATGCAGGTGAGATGAGGCGAAGGCAGGCGCAGAAGCAGAAACTCTTCGAGGAGAGTAGAAGACCGCCACCAACACAGCTTCCAAGACAACGCCTCCAGAAATGAAACGACGCCACAGGTGCTGTCGTCGTCCGACCAACAAGGTCTAGGTTTTCACCCGGAAGGAAAGCTGGATAGGGAGGAAAAGGGCGGAAGGATGAGGCCTTCAAGAAGGTAAATGGCGCCCGCGGGCGTTGTCGTCATCGGTCCGCAAGCGGAACCGAGGCTTTCGCCACAACCCTTTTCCAACCCAGagccgacggccggcggcggcagcgagcccCGGGGGTTCCGGGCACGGCGAAGAGGAGGGCACCCCGTACCCAACCCAGAGCCAATGGCAGCAATGCGACCACCCCAAGAAAGAAGGTCGGCGGCCGGCAACCATCCCCGACGGGGGCGGCACAAGAAGAGGCCCGCCCAGGGCGAGCGGCGGTGTGGCCACAGCCCCCAGGCCACacgaggcggcggcacggccagGAACCCGGCCACCCGAGGCAGCCGAGCAAGGAGGCCAGCCTAGGGAGAGCGGCACCGCGGCCAGACGAAGCGGCGGCGACACAACCAGGAGCTCCTGGCCgcccaaggcggcggcgccgtggccaGGAGCCCCCGGCCAACCGACGCGACAGCAACGGCGTGGCAAGGGCCCGCGGCCCCCCTaggtggcggaggcgcggccAAGGGCCCCCCGCCACCCGAGGGGGAGCGGGCAAGGGCCCAGAGGTAGCGGCCCCCCACCCGaaccgccggcggtggcgccgcaGCAGCACAGGAGCTGGCGGCAGCGGCCAACACCCCCACAATGGCCAGGGAGGCGCGCAGACGACGCCGGGAGGCAGCAGCACAAGGCCACGGCCTCGGGCCAACCAGGCGGCGGAAGGGGTGGCCTCGGCGGCCAGCGACGAGGAATGGGCTTCCGCGCCAGGGAAAAGTAGATCCGGGCCCAGGGGAGGTGGATCTACCCGACGGCAGGCGGCAGGCGATCGGCGGCGAAGGAACTCGGCGGCCGACAGCTAGGGATTGCGGAGTGGGAGTGGAGAAGGAAAGAAGAGAGAATGGAAGGGAGAACGCGCGACGCGGGGGCCGGCTTCGGCGCCGccgttggccgccgccgccgcctcgccgcaggAGTCGGGCGGGCGGGGTTGGAGAGGGGGGGTGGCGCGGCGCCCCCGAGTCTCCCAGGAGGAGCGACGCGGGGGAAGGGAAGGAAATGTCACTGCATCCACATTGCATCAGTACTTTAGCAACAAATTCTCAAGTTTCCACACATATACATCGCAATTTACAAATAGTTCCAATTATGGAAGTATGGTGCATCAGATTCTAGGATGAACCCAAAATCAACATCGGAATGTCTGTTGCTCTCAATTATTATTGTCTATAAATCTCAGACCATACCACTAAATCTTTGTTGCTTCCACAATTTCTTTTGTGGAGCATTCGGCTACAGATTCAAAAGCACTTGATCCTAATATGGCTTGTTATATGTACTCTAAACCTCATGTGGCTTCTGATACAACGAATTTCAGAACCTGGCAGTTAGATAAGCACCTGCATTTCCTACCGTGGACACGGTCACACTAGTGGCGAGCAACCCGATTGTACTCCCGCTAAGGCAATTCCTGGAACCCTAGGCACTTAAATCAAACCCTCAAGCTAAATCCCCCCAGAATCATGCGAATTCCAGGCACACCAAGCACCACACGGGTGCACAGTGGAAGGAACCTAAGCTGCTCCTGCTCACATCAAGACGAGAGAGAAGGGGGTAGCCGAAGAgcagggagaggaggggggtGGCGCCTCCGCCCGAGACTCACCGTGCGCGCGGTCCCCTCCGACCTGATTGGCGGCCATGAACAGGCCCCCGACGACGCCGAGCTCCCCGAAggcgaggagcgcggcggcgaaggcgaccTCCTTGACGGGCGCACCGCACGGGCCCCCGACTGCGCCGCCGACGAGATCGTCCTcgtcggagatggagaaggcgTGGTCCACGTACGCCATGCCCCCCGGCCGGCGCCAGAAACCCTAGCTAGGCTGGGCGGCGAGGGAAGGTTCTGGTGCTCTGTTGTTTAGGTTGGGGGCGGTGGATGAGTCCAACTGCGGAAATGAACGCGGTGGCGTTGTATCGAGCGAGCACGGGAAGGAAAGGTCAGCCTCTCGAGCCTCGGGTGGGTCGCTTTACGCGACGCAATTCCCTGCTCGCGGATTTGGATGGATCCGGTCAAACCTCGGTTGCATCGACCACGGGCGagatttttatattatttatttttcgatttttcaaaaatatataccacaaaaaatattttgagaTCTGACCTCCTGTCGCCAGTTCAACTGGTGGTAAGGGCGTACTGCCGGATGACCTCCTCGTCGGAGATTTTTCATTCGAAGCCATCTTGGTGCTCAAATAATTGTCCCAAGCTTCAGatccaaaaataaaatttagatCTGGAACATTTATCGATTATTTGAGTATCAAGatggctccaaatgaaaaaaaataaactataaaattgtagatctcgtcgagatctataaattttatataaagtttatctccatccaagttcatataaattagttatgattttttgaaaGTGAGCTGTCCAAGTCAAAAGACATTTCGCCggcgccggttcatccggcggtatgcCCTTACCGCCAGTTGAACTGGCGACTGAAGGCtagatttgcaaaaaaaaatttacggtatatatttttgaaaaatcaaaaaataaataatataaaaataaaaaaaaactcacgACGGCCCGAGTGGATGCATCGACGACGGCCTTGTGCTGAGCAGGTTGGGCCGACTGATGATGGGCTTATGGTGGCTCAAGGTAGCAGGCCTGTTGTTGGGCCGGGTGACCTGTGGCGGCGGCAGGTGGTTCATTCGTTTCTGGGCTCACTCAGTTGCGTAGCCCACTCGCGCACTGATGGAGCTTAGGAATTGGGCCGAATTGGCTAGGCGTGTTTCTAGCCCACAAGAAATCAGGTCGTTACTTTTGGTGAGGTCATGCCGTCATGCTAATGAAACGCTTATAGCCATTGCATTTGTGATTTTTCATAGTACACACATTATTGGTAAGCTTCTCAAAGAGGGGCACACGCATGGCAAGCCTCTTCAGTTAGGTGGTTAGGCCCTTCATTTGCGCCATGATGCGCAGCCATTGTTGACTCCCACCACGCTCAAGTGCACTCCCCAAGGTGCCAAAGTGCATCCTACTAGGCTAGTACAATGCTAACAgctcaccgtgttcggctggtgcaCCAGCCTTCAGCCctacagtatttctctctcacatcGTTCCAGTACTAACCTCCAGCCACCGGCCAGATAACAGTGTTTTTCTTTCACACCACTCCAGTTTCAGCCTCCAGCttcagcctgccgaacgcagtgagAGGGCATAGGGGGTTCCAAACAACTCACTTTTCAGCTTCCATGCCTCACAAGCCGCTGGGTGGGTTTTGACACCTCCTTTGTGTGTGAAGGGAGGAAAAGGAAATGCGAGCGTCATTATTGGTGTTATGAGGTGGGGAAGGACATATAATGAGAAAGCGAGGCCTCTCTTTGGTGGGCGAGCAAAAGAGGTTAGAAAGAGCCGGTAAGAAAAGGGGCCCAGGCCCAAAAGAGAATTGCCTTTTACTTATTACCCAAAGGCGTAAATGTTTCGCGATATAAATGCGTTATTACGCATGCAAGCAATGGTGGGGGACATACGTGCATGCATACACAAGTTGCTGTCCAATATTATCAGTGTCTCCTTGTTGCTGGTCctggaaaaaaatatttagtgtatgtgtgtgtgtgtatatatatatatatacgtgTGCGTCCACTTAGGTAGTACGTGTACGGTGTACCCCACCACTAAGCAATGTGTAGAGGGAGAAAGTACAGGGCAGCCTCGAGGTGAAGGGAGAAACATCATTTATCACGTAGCTGCACTGGCCATTATGCCTGTCGTCGATCCATGGAGATCGAGCGATCTCATCCATGGCCATGGACAGTCACTTTCACCTGCAGGGAGCCATCGGGACTGTCACTCTGACAGCTCAGGAAATGGTATCAGTACCCACTTTGTGCTGCTGATAAAGGGGTGTGCAGTGAAACTTCACTGCAAGAAGTAAGCCCGGGGCGCCGAGTACTCAGGAAATGGTATGAGTaccattttgtaaaaaaaagttTCCTCTTAAAACTTTAGTAAAAAAGGGTTATCGCAAATACTTTATTATTACCCGTTTTTTCGAAAAGAAAGAATCCTACGCCTTCGAACACTGGTGCTGCGTATTGGAACAACATTTGTATGCATCTAGGTCCAAATTTTCTTTCGAGAATGTCCTTCGGTATTTTGGAAACACTTGTGCTCGCATACAAAATATTTTTGTCTCTATATGCATGAGTTGCTTATTGTGTGAGTACTGAGTACGTAGTCAGCTGTCCATCTAGCATATTGCAggggaaaaaaatatttttgctagTTATTGTTAGCAACCAGAAATGCCACAATTGAACAGTCATGTAGAGGGTGGAATTTTGTATGGCTTGTACTCTACTTCAGTTTAACTTCTCCAGGTATTTTGGAGGGTGATGCAATGATACACCTACAACTTCCCATCCGTAAATTTTTAGTTATCACAAGCATTTTTAGATTTTACAAAATGAATCCATACATATGAATATGATGGACTTTCACTACACCAACCAAGCTGAACTTTCTGCCAGATGCTTTTCCGGAaaatgcagcagcagcactagCATTAGAACAGGTACAACAACGGTCGAAACGCCCGCCACATCAGCTGCACGTCTGAGGTGGAAGAGAGAGAACCATGTGCTTGGCGCTCCTGCCGTCGCCGAGCTGACCATGGAACCCAAAATATCTTTGCATGCATTGAACCTTGCCACCCTCTATCTCTCTCTTATTTGAGCGTTCTCTCTCTTCACCTGAATACATTAAAAAATATTGTTGAAACATGGGCAGAGATCAGTTATTGTACACATCGGGCTATAAGCTGATATCGAGGTGAGTTGGCTTGGCTTATAGCCAAGGATTATTGCCCTTGCTCTTAGAGCACAGACAAAATCATTGAATCTCCTGCAGCAGTGGGCCCACGGGATTCAGATCTGAGTGGTATTAACCACCTTTTCCCTGCAGATCTATTCTCTTGCCCCCTGTGTGAATTTCCCTGCCCCTGCTCAGGCATGCATCCCTTTTTAGGTATCAAAAGGACCATGGCAAGAGGACACCCTTTGGAAGCTCCGCCAGGCCCCTTTCCTCTCCAGCCATTACCTGCAAATTCTTCCtggctccctcctctctctctctctcactctctctcatcTATAAACTAAACTATGCATTATCATTAAACTTTTTTTCGAGCATTATGCTTAAACTGACATTGACCAATCAGTCTTAGAACttagaagagaaaaaaatgaatcAAATAATTAATTTGTCAACACAAAACATAAGAGAATTAGGCAGGTTTATCTCAAAATGGTCTTGACTTGTTTTGAAAAAGGAAATTACCGGGCCTCTTCCAACAAGTTCAGGGCTGATAAACCATGCATATCACATAATTTAACACATCAAAGCACAATATGAATTCAGCTAATCACAGACTGCTGACTAGAAGAATATGAGTTCAGCTAATCACAGCAAAATCATATGTTTCTAATAAGTCTATTCTCTTATATCATTATGCCTAGAGAATGACATTGACCAATCACCCTTGGAACTTAGAAGATAAACGAACACAGTAGTCAAGTAATTTGACAACACATTAATTACATAAGACAAATCAGTTGGTTGGCTTCAAGTGGACTTGCCTTGTTGAGAAAATGAAATTACCAGGCCTTGCAACAAAGCTCATCAGATCAAGGCCCAAGTACCATGTCATGGAATTATAATCTCAGAACATGAATTCAGCTAATCACACAACGATGATTAGGAGAGTTGATACACTCCAAAATCATTTGTTCCTAAGTCCATTCTCTTATCTCATATAATCATCATGAACTTGCTGAACTACTAGCTTTGAAGGAGCCAGAGTTGGGTCAGCAATAATGCATATACAATTGTGGTCATTCAAACCCCAACTTAAACTAGACACTGAACTACCGAAGTAATAATCTAGCTAATAAGCTAGAGTAGCTGCATGCTAAACTAAACTAGACATGCCGTGGTCATCGcttcagctctctctctctctctctctctctctctctctctctctctctctctctctctctctctctctctctctctctctctctctctctctcctggcgAGCCAAGAACTGCATGCATGGGCGGCTAGCCAGGGCGCCATGGACGACCTCAATGCATCTGCATACACCTATAGTAGTATAGTACTCGAAGAATGCAGCTGCGATCAAGCAGGAAGCTCTCCTGCGTCCGTCATCCCACGACGTGCACGCGGATCTTCTTGCTTGCTGGCTGCGACGTCGTCGGGCACGGCGCCGACGCGGCGGGCCGAGCGACGAACACCGCGGCAAGGACCTCCTGGGGCACGGCAATAATCCACCGGACAGGCTCGGGTCGCAGTGCTGCCGGTCCGTAGCGGTGACCACGGCGCTGCAGCTTCCTTAtcttggcggccggcggcctcggCTTCTTCGGCGCCGGTGGGCACACCAACGGCGCCGGCAGAACGCTATCCGCCAGCGTCGGCGTGGAGCACCCATCGATCACGGcaatgtcgccgccgccgccgcccagactCGCCGTCCGTATCGGCGGGAGCTTGCTGGACAGCAGCTCCAGCTCGAGGCCCATCAATTAATTGGccgaggcaaaaaaaaaatgttgaatgaTCGAGATAGACGGCAATGGCAGTGTGGTGGTGGCGCGCGTGGAGAGGATGGCAAGCAAGAAAGGAAGCACGGAAGGGTTGCGCAAGTGGCACTTAAGTAGACGAGAAGCGAAGAGAGAGGGAGCAGGCGTGGAGAGGAGGAAGGATGGCGGTGATGATGGCGGCGATCGAGGAGTGAGAAGCGGCAGTAAAGGACTAAAGGGGGAGAGGAATTATATTTCGCGAGGGCAGCCTGCTCCCTGCGAGGCGAAAGGCGCTTGatggtagagagagagagagagaggtgcgaATGATTGCGAGGAATGAAAGCGGTGGTCGATGCATATGAACTGAAGCAAGCTCAAATTTTACCCTCTTTCGAGGAGATCGCGGATTCAGTACTCTGAattggcggcgtggcgcggtagaaaagaaaaaaaaaattatcggGCCTGTTTGGATTCAGAGGCTAAAAATTAGCTCCTTCCGTTTTAGCTTATTTTAATCCTAAAGGATCTAAACAGGTGGAACTATTTGGAGCTAAAATGAATTAGCACCACTTAAAAAATTAGCTCCTCTAAGAGACGCTTATTGGGGTTATTTCTACATGAGCCTCACCAAAAAGTTACTTTTCTTACTCCTCATGTATAGAAAGTAGAGCCAATGATTGGAATGTATGCTTTAATTCTAAAATTAGCTCATGGATCCAAACAACTCTAAGAGCTAAATTTTAGAGGGCTAATTCAATAAATAGGGAACGTATCTGGTGCAAACTAAGGATCTtgtgcaaacccgtgcaaacctactaaaaaaagtttcaaaaaattctgaaaaaaatcat is drawn from Panicum virgatum strain AP13 chromosome 1N, P.virgatum_v5, whole genome shotgun sequence and contains these coding sequences:
- the LOC120654813 gene encoding cyclin-dependent protein kinase inhibitor SMR1-like, encoding MGLELELLSSKLPPIRTASLGGGGGDIAVIDGCSTPTLADSVLPAPLVCPPAPKKPRPPAAKIRKLQRRGHRYGPAALRPEPVRWIIAVPQEVLAAVFVARPAASAPCPTTSQPASKKIRVHVVG
- the LOC120654325 gene encoding transmembrane protein 230-like — translated: MAYVDHAFSISDEDDLVGGAVGGPCGAPVKEVAFAAALLAFGELGVVGGLFMAANQVGGDRAHGIFFMILGIVMFIPGFYYTRIAYYAYKGYKGFSFSNIPPN